One part of the Schistocerca piceifrons isolate TAMUIC-IGC-003096 chromosome 7, iqSchPice1.1, whole genome shotgun sequence genome encodes these proteins:
- the LOC124805429 gene encoding uncharacterized protein LOC124805429, translating into MSEDVPWSDTGMWINARVLALAGMWRPPWIQPKWYLLYRAWVLFTLFSFLVAQIQALWHFWGNIDKITHDTCLMISIILSLIKFFSFALRQEEFFRMVQRIDDISAEQKKTGDSETISILDASYRSARAVTLYMTFLGGSMPGVWATIPSIMRKLGVFPPERELPATAWYTSRDSQTPYYEILSTLQYFSMQYSFFTAVGPDLLFVSMIIHAAGQLEVLNARLRRVGKMNGNRSTTSTKQQKTEEEFSLEVSSGEVMWKDLCSCIEHHQDVIE; encoded by the coding sequence ATGTCGGAGGACGTACCCTGGTCAGATACTGGAATGTGGATAAATGCTCGTGTTCTTGCGCTCGCTGGTATGTGGAGACCGCCATGGATCCAACCAAAATGGTATCTACTGTACAGAGCATGGGTGCTCTTCACACTCTTCAGCTTCCTCGTCGCTCAGATTCAGGCCCTCTGGCACTTCTGGGGAAACATTGACAAAATCACCCACGACACATGTCTTATGATCAGCATAATTCTAAGTCTAATAAAATTCTTTAGCTTCGCTTTGAGACAAGAAGAATTTTTTcgcatggtgcagagaatagaCGATATCAGCGCGGAACAAAAGAAGACTGGCGATTCAGAAACAATCTCTATCCTCGACGCATCGTACAGATCTGCGAGAGCTGTCACGCTGTACATGACTTTTCTGGGAGGATCTATGCCTGGCGTGTGGGCTACAATCCCTAGTATCATGCGGAAGCTCGGCGTATTTCCACCGGAGAGGGAACTTCCTGCCACGGCCTGGTACACCAGCAGGGACAGTCAGACACCGTACTACGAAATTCTCAGCACACTGCAGTActtcagtatgcagtacagtttcTTCACTGCAGTGGGTCCAGACTTGCTTTTTGTATCCATGATAATCCACGCAGCTGGTCAGCTGGAGGTTCTCAATGCTAGACTGAGACGTGTTGGGAAAATGAATGGAAACCGCAGCACTACCAGTACTAAACAGCAGAAGACAGAGGAGGAATTTTCGCTCGAAGTTTCCAGCGGCGAGGTGATGTGGAAAGATCTCTGCAGCTGCATCGAGCACCATCAGGACGTCATAGAGTGA